TGAAGGAGACGAGCGGCGTCGAGCTCCAATGGGAAATCAAGCGGATCGGAGTGCCGGCGTGACCGACGGCTACGCACGTCTCTCCGCGCGCTCAGGGCAGTGCGGGATGGTGGTTTCGCTGCAACGGACCGGTCGGCCATCGAGGAACGAACCCGGAAGGAACGACGAATGACCAAGCATGTCGCGGTTCTGTTGGGGGGATGGTCGGCGGAGCGCGAGGTCAGCCTTGCCTCGGGCAAGGCGTGCGGCGCGGCGCTGGAGGGCGAGGGCTACAAGGTCACCTATGTCGACGTGGACCGCGATCTCGCGATCCGGCTCGGCGAGGTGAAGCCGGACGTCGTGTTCAACGCCCTGCACGGGCCCTACGGCGAGGACGGCACGGTGCAGGGGATGCTCGAGATCATGGGGCTGCCCTATACCCATTCCGGCGTGCTCGCCTCGGCCCTTGCCATGCGCAAGGCGCACTCGCGCACGATCTTCAAGGCGGCCGGCATCCCGATCGCCGACGGCAAGGTGGTGCATCGGCTGACGGCGGCCGAATCACATGTGTTCCCGCCGCCCTACGTGCTGAAACCGGAGGCCCAGGGCTCCAGCTTCGGCGTTTTCATCGTCCGCGAGGACCAGGCGCACCCGCCGCAGGAACTTTTTTCTTCCGACTGGAAATACGGCGACTACCTGCTCGCCGAACGCTACGTCGCGGGCAAGGAATTAACCTGCGCCGTCATGGGAAACGTGGCCCTCGGCGTCATCGACGTGGTGCCCACTCAGGGGTTCTACGACTACGCCGCGAAGTACGTTCCGGGCGGGTCGAAACATGTGCTGCCAGCCGAAATTAAACCGAATGTTTACCAAGAAGTGCAGAAGCTGGCGTTGAAGGCGCATAGGGCGCTCGGCTGTCGCGGCGTGAGTCGGGCGGACTTTCGTTACGACGACCGGGCCGAGGGTACGACGGGCCTCGTGTGTCTCGAGGTCAACACCCAGCCGGGCATGACCGAGACGTCCCTTGTGCCTGAAATGGCGGCCCATGCGGGCCACTCATTTGGAGATCTCGTGCGTTGGATGGTGGAGGACGCATCGTGCAATCGCTAGGCGACAGCCTGCGACATCTGATGGGAAGACAGTCACGCGGCGGCCCGGACGGCCGGCGGCGCGGCGTCGAGTCCCGCCTGCACGAGCCGGCGCCGCGCCGTCGCGCACGTACGGGTGCGTTCGCGCGCCTGATCGGCTCGTTCGACGACATCCGCATCCCCAACCGCGCCGGCCTCTACGGCGTCGCCGCCCTGTTCGCGGCGACCGGTGCCTTCGGCGCCGTCGCCGGCGACCATCTGGGCGATGTCCGCCGCAGCGTCTTCGTCGCCGCCGACTACGTGACCGCGAAGGCCGGCTTCGGCATCCAGTCCGTCGTCATCACCGGCCACAGGGAAGTCGGCGAGAGCGATGTCCTGCGGGCGCTGGAGATCGGCGACGCGACCTCGCTGCTCACGTTCAACGCCCATTGGGCGCGCAAGCGCCTGTCCGATATCGCCTGGGTGAAGAGCGCGACGGTGCAGAAGCTGTTCCCCGGCACGCTGCGCATCGACCTGGTCGAGCGCGAGCCCTATGCGCTGTGGCAGCTCACCGGCATCGTCTCGCTGATCGACCGAGACGGAGAGGTTATCGGCGAGCTTGCCGACGAGCGTTTCGCCAGCCTTCCGCTCGTCGTCGGCGCCGGCGCCAACAAGCGGGCCGGCGAGCTGATGGCGCTGGTCGCGCCCCATCCTTCCGTCGCCACGCGCCTGCGCGCCGCGGTGCGCGTCGCCGACCGGCGCTGGAACCTGATGCTCGACAACGGCGTCGAGATCCGCCTCCCGGAGAAGAATGCCGACGCGGCGCTGACAGAACTCGACACCCTGACCGCCAAGCAGGGGCTGATGGCGCGCGACATCGTGCTGATCGACCTGCGGCTCGCCGACCGCGTCGTCGTCAGGCTGTCCGACCAGGCGGCAATGCAGCGCAAGGCGGCCATGAAGTCGAAGGGTACCTCGCGGCAACGGAAAGGGCAGGACACGTGAGCGGACGTAGCAACCACTGGCTACCGCGCGCCCGTCCGTTGCCGCCGGGCCGCGGACAGACGATCGCCATCCTGGACATCGGCTCCAGCAAGATCTGCTGCCTGATCGCGCGGCTGCGGCCGCAGCGTCCCGAATCCGAACTCGCCTGCCGCACCCATTCGATCGAGGTGGTCGGGGTCGGCCACCAGCGCGCCACCGGGGTGAAGCGCGGCGCGATTACCGACATGGAGCAGGCCGAGCGCGCGGTGCGCCTCGCCGTCGATGCCGCCGAGCGCATGGCCGGCGTCACCGTCGAGAGCGTCCTCGTCAACGTGTCGTCCGGCCGGCTGGAAAGCGATCACTACGCCGCCCGCGTCACCGTCTCCGGCGACGCCGTCAGCGACAACGACATCCACCGCGTCCTCGAGGCGGGCCGGACCCACACCATTCAGCCCGACCGCGTCGTGCTGCATTCGCTGCCGATCGCCTTCTCGCTCGATCAGGCCGGGGGGATTTCCGACCCGCGCGGCATGGTCGGCCGCGAACTGGGCATCGACATGCATCTGGTCACCGCGCAGGCCGCCCCGGTGCGCAATCTCGTCCTGTGCGTGGAGCGCAGCCATCTGCACGTCGAGGCCGTCGTGGCGAGCCCCTACGCCGCGGGCCTGGCCGCGCTGACCGCCGACGAGCTGGAGCTGGGCTCCGCCTGCATCGACATGGGCGGCGGCACCACCACCTTCGGCGTGTTCGCCTATGGCCGTTTCGTCTGCGCCGACGCCATCGCCATCGGCGGCCATCACGTGACCATGGATCTGGCGCGCGGCCTGTCGACCTCGATCGAGGCGGCGGAGCGCATCAAGACGCTGTACGGCTCGGCCATCGGCTCCGGCCTCGACCATCGCGACATGATCTCGGTGCCGCTGGTGGGCGAGGGCGACTATCCCGGCGCCAACCAGGTGCCGCGGTCGGTCGTCACCGAAATCATCCGGCCGCGCGTCGAGGAGATCCTCGAGCTGGTGCGCGATCGGCTGCGGGCCACCCCGTTCAGCGCGCTCGCCGGCCAGCGCGCGGTGCTGACGGGCGGCGCCAGCCAGCTTCCCGGCGTCACCGACCTGGCCGAGCGGATCACCGGCCTGCAGGTGCGCATGGGCCGGCCGCTGGGGGCCTCGGGCCTGCCGGACTCGGGCCGCGGACCGGCCTTCGCCACGACCGTGGGCCTGCTGGTCTATCCGCAGCTTGCGGGAATCGAACGACACGACCGCTCGGGCGGGCGGCTCGGCGCGGCTGCGGCCGGCGACGGGTATTTCGCCCGGGTGGGAAACTGGATCAGGGAAAGTTTCTAGAGACGTACCTGGGGCCGCGGGGCGGCAGGCGTGGATTGAGTTGCCCGGGGGTCGGGCGCAACGGACACTAGTAAAGGACGCGAGGGTTCCATGACGATCAACCTCAAGATGCCGGATCTTACCGAACTGAAGCCGAAGATCACCGTTTTCGGTGTCGGAGGCGCCGGCGGCAACGCCGTCAACAACATGATCGAATCCGGCCTCAAGGGGGTCGAGTTCGTCGTCGCCAACACCGACTCGCAGGCGCTGACCATGTCGTCGGCCGAGCGCATCGTGCAGATGGGCGTGGCGATCACCGAGGGCCTCGGCGCGGGTTCGCAGCCGGAAGTCGGCCGCGCGGCGGCGGAAGAGACGATCGACGAGATCAACGACCATCTCGGCGGCTCGCACATGGTGTTCATCACCGCCGGCATGGGCGGCGGCACGGGCACGGGCGCGGCGCCGGTCATCGCCCAGGCGGCGCGTGACATGGGCATCCTCACCGTCGGCGTCGTCACCAAGCCGTTCGACTTCGAAGGCAAGCGCCGCATGGCGGTCGCCAATGCCGGCATCGAGTCGCTGCAGCAGCACGTCGACACCCTGATCGTCATCCCGAACCAGAACCTGTTCCGCATCGCCAACGAGCGGACGACGTTCTCGGAAGCCTTCGGCATGGCCGACGAGGTGCTGTATTCGGGCGTGGCCTGCATCACCGACCTGATGGTCAAGGAAGGCCTCATCAACCTCGACTTCGCCGACGTGCGCGCCGTCATGCGCGCCATGGGCAAGGCGATGATGGGCACGGGCGAGGCCTCCGGCGATCAGCGCGCGATCCAGGCAGCCGAAGCCGCCATCGCCAATCCGCTGCTCGACGAGAGCTCGATGCGCGGCGCGCGCGGCCTGCTGATCTCGATCACGGGCGGCAACGACCTGACCCTGTTCGAAGTGGACGAGGCGGCGACCCGCATCCGCGAGGAAGTCGATCCGGACGCCAACATCATCCTCGGCGCCACCTTCGACGAGAGCCTCGAGGGCATCATCCGGGTTTCGGTCGTCGCGACTGGCATCGATCAGGTCGGCACCGTCATGGAACGCACCGCCGAGGACACGATCACCGAGCTCACCGAGCGGCTGCGGGCCCGCAAGGCGAAGACCTCGGAGGCCGCGCCGGCCCAGATGCCGGCTCAGGCCCAGATCCCGGTTCAGGCGCCGGCCCCGACCTACGAGCAGGTCGCGGCGGCGACGGAAGTCGCCGAGGCCGCGGTGCAGGCGGCTCTGGCTCCCGAAGTGCCGGAGGCAGCGCCCCAGCCGGTTCCCGCTCCCGCACCGGCGCCCGCGCCGGCTCCGATGGCGGCGCGCGATCACGGTGTGCAGATCAGCCGCATGGAGCCGCCGGCCGCTCCGGCGATGCCGCCCGCCGAGGCGCCGATGGCCGAAGACACCCATGCCGGCTACGGCGATCCCTTCGTCCCGCCGGTCGCCTCGCATCCCGAGCGCCGTCAGGCGCGGATGCCGCGCATCGAGGACTTCCCGCTGATCGCCCAGAAGGAAATGCGGGCGAAGTCGGGTTCGGGCGATCACGGCGCACACGAGAGCCGTCGTCCCGGCCTGCTGCAGCGACTCGCCTCCGTCGGCCTCGGCCGTCGCGAAGAATCGGACGATTCCGCGCCGGTCCAGCCGCCGATGGTTGTGTCGCACGCGACCGAGGAGCCGGTTTCGGAATACGCCAGGCGGCCGCAGCGGCCGGCGCATCCCGAGCAGCCCAAGCACGCGCCGCAGGTCGCCAACGCGCCACGTCGGCCGTCTTCGATCGACGACGATCAGTATGAAATCCCTGCATTTCTGCGCCGTCAGGCCAACTGAGCGGGCCAGTTGAGCGGGATTGCATAGAGGCTAGGGGTGCCCGGCGGCGCAAGCTGCCGGGCACCTTTCGTTACAAAGCGAGCTATTCGCGTAACACACGGTAAAAAAGCGTGATTTGGCCCGCCGGGGGCGCGCCGGTACAAATGTCGCGGACAACGGGGGTTCAGCCAGCAGGACATCGCAATGCACGGCCCGTCGCCGAACGAGGATCTTCGTTCAGCCGGTGCCAGCGACACAAGCGATCCTGCCACGTTGG
This is a stretch of genomic DNA from Microbaculum marinisediminis. It encodes these proteins:
- a CDS encoding cell division protein FtsQ/DivIB; the encoded protein is MGRQSRGGPDGRRRGVESRLHEPAPRRRARTGAFARLIGSFDDIRIPNRAGLYGVAALFAATGAFGAVAGDHLGDVRRSVFVAADYVTAKAGFGIQSVVITGHREVGESDVLRALEIGDATSLLTFNAHWARKRLSDIAWVKSATVQKLFPGTLRIDLVEREPYALWQLTGIVSLIDRDGEVIGELADERFASLPLVVGAGANKRAGELMALVAPHPSVATRLRAAVRVADRRWNLMLDNGVEIRLPEKNADAALTELDTLTAKQGLMARDIVLIDLRLADRVVVRLSDQAAMQRKAAMKSKGTSRQRKGQDT
- a CDS encoding D-alanine--D-alanine ligase; the encoded protein is MTKHVAVLLGGWSAEREVSLASGKACGAALEGEGYKVTYVDVDRDLAIRLGEVKPDVVFNALHGPYGEDGTVQGMLEIMGLPYTHSGVLASALAMRKAHSRTIFKAAGIPIADGKVVHRLTAAESHVFPPPYVLKPEAQGSSFGVFIVREDQAHPPQELFSSDWKYGDYLLAERYVAGKELTCAVMGNVALGVIDVVPTQGFYDYAAKYVPGGSKHVLPAEIKPNVYQEVQKLALKAHRALGCRGVSRADFRYDDRAEGTTGLVCLEVNTQPGMTETSLVPEMAAHAGHSFGDLVRWMVEDASCNR
- the ftsZ gene encoding cell division protein FtsZ, producing the protein MTINLKMPDLTELKPKITVFGVGGAGGNAVNNMIESGLKGVEFVVANTDSQALTMSSAERIVQMGVAITEGLGAGSQPEVGRAAAEETIDEINDHLGGSHMVFITAGMGGGTGTGAAPVIAQAARDMGILTVGVVTKPFDFEGKRRMAVANAGIESLQQHVDTLIVIPNQNLFRIANERTTFSEAFGMADEVLYSGVACITDLMVKEGLINLDFADVRAVMRAMGKAMMGTGEASGDQRAIQAAEAAIANPLLDESSMRGARGLLISITGGNDLTLFEVDEAATRIREEVDPDANIILGATFDESLEGIIRVSVVATGIDQVGTVMERTAEDTITELTERLRARKAKTSEAAPAQMPAQAQIPVQAPAPTYEQVAAATEVAEAAVQAALAPEVPEAAPQPVPAPAPAPAPAPMAARDHGVQISRMEPPAAPAMPPAEAPMAEDTHAGYGDPFVPPVASHPERRQARMPRIEDFPLIAQKEMRAKSGSGDHGAHESRRPGLLQRLASVGLGRREESDDSAPVQPPMVVSHATEEPVSEYARRPQRPAHPEQPKHAPQVANAPRRPSSIDDDQYEIPAFLRRQAN
- the ftsA gene encoding cell division protein FtsA, which gives rise to MSGRSNHWLPRARPLPPGRGQTIAILDIGSSKICCLIARLRPQRPESELACRTHSIEVVGVGHQRATGVKRGAITDMEQAERAVRLAVDAAERMAGVTVESVLVNVSSGRLESDHYAARVTVSGDAVSDNDIHRVLEAGRTHTIQPDRVVLHSLPIAFSLDQAGGISDPRGMVGRELGIDMHLVTAQAAPVRNLVLCVERSHLHVEAVVASPYAAGLAALTADELELGSACIDMGGGTTTFGVFAYGRFVCADAIAIGGHHVTMDLARGLSTSIEAAERIKTLYGSAIGSGLDHRDMISVPLVGEGDYPGANQVPRSVVTEIIRPRVEEILELVRDRLRATPFSALAGQRAVLTGGASQLPGVTDLAERITGLQVRMGRPLGASGLPDSGRGPAFATTVGLLVYPQLAGIERHDRSGGRLGAAAAGDGYFARVGNWIRESF